The following proteins are co-located in the Dromiciops gliroides isolate mDroGli1 chromosome 2, mDroGli1.pri, whole genome shotgun sequence genome:
- the LOC122742980 gene encoding LOW QUALITY PROTEIN: ectonucleoside triphosphate diphosphohydrolase 8-like (The sequence of the model RefSeq protein was modified relative to this genomic sequence to represent the inferred CDS: deleted 1 base in 1 codon), whose translation MGLEMKRWVVPITLGLTVCTAITLVLTLLATNTTLPPGTKFGLVFDAGSSHTSLFLYQWPSDKENDTGVVSQTMSCDVKGDGISSYAGNPEAAGSSLRECLDKAVKLIPAAQLAQTPVYLGATAGMRILSLQDPKTADRVLEEVSKAIQVYPMDFRGARIISGAEEGAYGWITINYLLDTFTKFSVKNGDWIRPPATKVLGALDLGGASTQISFFPSGTIEDPSTASHFRLYGFNYTIYTHSYLCYGQAQAQKQVILKLSQESQGTPLQVEHPCYHKGFEEKVTAKSVYDSPCTAYLQPSGFNLDQKMTLVGTGNVTKCQQAIRAIFNFTACGPHHSCAFNGTYQPDVSGQFFAFSAFFYTFNFLNITSGQSLSEVVNTIEQYCSRSWTDVAESYPKHNPKWLRDYCANANYILILLLEGYKFSEKSWTSIRFQQKASETDIGWTLGYMLNLTNIIPVEAPEHVRTQKEGLWVTSIIFLVLTLVAALVLLLAYFL comes from the exons ATGGGACTGGAGATGAAGCGTTGGGTGGTCCCCATTACACTGGGCCTGACTGTCTGCACAGCTATTACCCTGGTGCTGACTCTCCTGGCCACTAACACCACCCTTCCCCCAGGAACCAAG TTTGGACTCGTGTTTGATGCTGGCTCCTCGCACACATCCCTCTTCCTGTACCAGTGGCCCTCGGATAAGGAGAATGACACGGGCGTGGTCAGCCAGACCATGTCTTGTGATGTGAAGG GCGACGGCATCTCTAGCTATGCTGGCAACCCTGAAGCTGCGGGAAGCTCCCTGCGGGAATGTTTAGATAAAGCGGTGAAGTTGATCCCAGCAGCACAACTGGCCCAGACACCTGTGTACCTGGGCGCGACAGCGGGGATGAGAATCCTCAG CCTGCAGGACCCAAAGACTGCTGATCGGGTCCTGGAGGAGGTGAGCAAGGCCATCCAGGTGTACCCCATGGATTTCCGAGGAGCTCGGATCATCTCTGGTGCTGAGGAGGGAGCCTATGGTTGGATCACCATCAATTACCTCCTGGATACCTTCACCAAG TTTTCAGTCAAGAATGGAGACTGGATCCGCCCTCCAGCAACCAAGGTGCTTGGGGCCCTGGACCTGGGAGGGGCTTCAACCCAGATCAGCTTCTTCCCCAGTGGGACCATTGAAGACCCAAGCACTGCCTCCCATTTCCGCCTGTATGGCTTCAACTACACCATCTATACACACAGCTACCTGTGCTATGGGCAGGCCCAGGCACAGAAGCAGGTGATCCTGAAGTTGAGCCAG GAGTCCCAGGGCACCCCTCTCCAGGTTGAGCATCCCTGCTACCACAAGGGCTTTGAGGAGAAAGTGACGGCGAAGTCTGTCTATGACAGCCCCTGCACAGCCTACCTGCAGCCAAGTGGTTTCAACTTGGACCAGAAGATGACACTGGTGGGCACAGGCAATGTCACCAAGTGCCAGCAAGCCATCAGAGCCATCTTCAATTTTACTGCCTGTGGCCCCCATCATTCCTGTGCCTTCAATGGCACCTACCAGCCGGACGTGAGCGGCCAGTTCTTT GCCTTCTCTGCCTTCTTCTACACCTTTAACTTCCTCAACATCACCTCAGGCCAGTCTCTGTCTGAGGTCGTGAACACCATTGAGCAGTACTGCAGCCGGAGTTGGACAGAT GTGGCTGAGAGTTACCCCAAACACAATCCGAAATGGCTGAGAGATTACTGTGCTAATGCCAACTatatcctcatcctcctcctggAAGGCTACAAGTTCTCTGAGAAGAGCTGGACCTCCATCAGG TTCCAACAGAAA GCTTCAGAGACAGACATTGGCTGGACCCTTGGATACATGCTGAACCTGACCAACATCATTCCGGTTGAGGCTCCCGAGCATGTTCGTACTCAGAAGGAAGGGCTCTGGGTCACCTCCATCATCTTTCTTGTTCTAACCCTTGTTGCAGCCCTGGTCCTGCTGCTGGCATATTTCCTCTAA